A section of the Tenrec ecaudatus isolate mTenEca1 chromosome 10, mTenEca1.hap1, whole genome shotgun sequence genome encodes:
- the LOC142458169 gene encoding olfactory receptor 3A2-like, whose amino-acid sequence MELDAGTNRTTLTEFILLGLVESENLQPLVFVLFLLAYLVTVGGNLSILAAILMEPKLHTPMYFFLGNLSVLDVGCITVTIPPMLGRLLSHRRTIPYEACLSQLFFFYLLVGMDCFLLTAMAYDRFLAICRPLTYSTRMSKEVQRSLVAASWACAFSNALTHTIALSTLTFCGPSEVNHFYCDAPQLFQLSCSSTQVNELLLFGVGFIMAGSPVVLIIISYIHVAAAVLRIRSVEGRKKAFSTCGSHLTVVCLFYGTGIFNYMRLGSEEASDKDKGVGVFNTVINPMLNPLIYSLRNSDIQGVLRRVLGRK is encoded by the coding sequence ATGGAGTTAGACGCTGGGACCAACAGGACAACTCTGACTGAGTTCATCCTACTGGGCCTTGTGGAATCCGAAAACCTGCAGCCATTGGTCTTTGTTCTCTTCCTCTTGGCCTACTTGGTAACCGTGGGGGGCAACCTCAGTATCCTGGCAGCCATCTTGATGGAGCCCAAACtccacacccccatgtacttcttcttGGGGAACCTGTCGGTGCTAGATGTTGGGTGCATCACGGTCACTATTCCTCCAATGTTGGGTCGTCTCCTGTCCCACAGGCGTACAATTCCCTATGAAGCTTGCCTCTCACAGCTCTTCTTCTTCTACCTTCTGGTTGGGATGGACTGCTTCCTGTTGACAgccatggcctatgaccgcttcCTGGCCATCTGCCGGCCCCTCACATACAGCACCCGCATGAGTAAGGAAGTCCAGAGGTCATTGGTGGCTGCGTCCTGGGCTTGTGCCTTCAGCAACGCACTGACCCACACTATTGCTCTATCTACTCTCACCTTCTGCGGCCCCAGTGAAGTCAATCACTTCTACTGTGATGCCCCACAGCTcttccagctctcctgctccagcacccaagtcaaTGAGCTGCTGCTCTTTGGTGTAGGTTTCATTATGGCAGGTTCCCCTGTGGTTCTCATCATCATCTCCTACATCCACGTGGCAGCTGCAGTTCTTCGGATCCGTTcagtggaggggaggaaaaagGCTTTCTCCACATGTGGCTCCCACCTCACTGTCGTTTGCCTCTTCTATGGGACAGGGATCTTCAACTACATGCGCCTGGGTTCAGAGGAGGCTTCAGATAAGGATAAAGGGGTGGGGGTATTCAACACGGTCATCAACCCCATGCTGAACCCActcatctacagcctcagaaattctgaCATTCAAGGTGTTCTACGGAGGGTGCTAGGACGGAAGTGA
- the LOC142458170 gene encoding olfactory receptor 3A2 has product MESDTGTNRTSLTEFILLGLVESENLQLLLFVFFLLAYLVTVGGNLSILAAILMEPKLHTPMYFFLGNLSVLDVGCITVTVPPMLGRLLSHRRTIPYEACLSQLFFFHLLAGMDCFLLTAMAYDRFLAICWPLTYSTRMSKEVQRTLVAASWACAFSNALTHTIALSTLTFCGPNEVNHFYCDLPQLFQLSCSSTQVNELLLFGVGFIMAGSPVVLIIISYIHVAAAVLRIRSVEGRKKAFSTCGSHLTVVCLFYGTGIFNYMRLGSEEASDKDKGVGVFNTVINPMLNPLIYSLRNPDVQGALWRVVVGKRTLT; this is encoded by the coding sequence ATGGAGTCAGACACTGGAACAAACAGGACCTCACTTACTGAGTTCATCCTGCTGGGCCTGGTGGAATCCGAAAACCTGCAGCTACTGctctttgttttcttcctcttgGCCTACTTGGTCACCGTGGGGGGCAACCTCAGCATCCTGGCAGCCATCTTGATGGAGCCCAAACtccacacccccatgtacttcttcctgggGAACCTGTCGGTGCTGGATGTTGGGTGCATCACGGTCACTGTTCCTCCAATGTTGGGTCGTCTCCTGTCCCACAGGCGTACAATTCCCTATGAAGCTTGCCTCTCACAGCTCTTCTTCTTCCACCTTTTGGCTGGGATGGACTGCTTCCTGTTGACTgccatggcctatgaccgcttcCTGGCCATCTGCTGGCCCCTCACATACAGCACCCGCATgagcaaggaagtccagaggACATTGGTAGCTGCATCCTGGGCTTGTGCCTTCAGCAACGCACTGACCCACACTATTGCTCTATCTACTCTCACCTTCTGCGGCCCCAATGAGGTCAATCACTTCTACTGTGACCTCCCACAGCTCTTCCAGCTctcttgctccagcacccaagtcaaCGAGCTGCTGCTCTTTGGTGTAGGTTTCATTATGGCAGGTTCCCCTGTGGTTCTCATCATCATCTCCTACATCCACGTGGCAGCTGCAGTTCTTCGGATCCGTTcagtggaggggaggaaaaagGCTTTCTCCACATGTGGCTCCCACCTCACTGTCGTTTGCCTCTTCTATGGGACAGGGATCTTCAACTACATGCGCCTGGGTTCAGAGGAGGCTTCAGATAAGGATAAAGGGGTGGGTGTTTTCAACACGGTCATCAACCCCATGCTGAACCCActcatctacagcctcagaaaccctgatgTTCAGGGTGCGCTGTGGCGAGTGGTTGTGGGGAAGCGAACCCTCACATGA